The sequence CGTGTCCGGGGAAACCTTCACCACCCGCACCGGCGAGCCGACGATCAAGGTCGATTCTTTCACCGTGCTCTCGAAATCCCTGCGCCCCATGCCGGACAAGTTCCACGGCCTTTCCGACCGGGAGACGAAATACCGCAAGCGCCACCTCGACCTGATCGGGAATCCCGAAAGCGCAACGCTCTTCATCACCCGCTCCAAGATGATTGCGGAGATGCGCAACTTCCTCCACCAGCGCGGCTTCCTCGAAGTGGAGACACCCATGCTCCAGTCCGTCGCCGGAGGCGCCGCAGCCCGCCCCTTCGAGACCCACCACAACGCGCTCGGCATGCCGCTGACCCTGCGCATCGCGCCGGAACTTTTCCTCAAAAGGCTGCTCGTCGGTGGCTTCACCAAGGTCTTCGAGCTCAACCGCAACTTCCGCAACGAGGGCATCTCACGCCGCCACAACCCCGAGTTCACGATGTTGGAAGCCTACTGGGCGTTCTCCGACTTCGAGGAAATGGCGAACATGGTCGAGGAAATGACCTGCCACCTCGCCGAGAAATTCTGCGGCGGCCTCAAGATCGAGCACAAGAACGAGGAGGGCGAAATCACCCGCACCATCGATCTCTCACGCCCTTGGAAGCGCGCGAACTACCACGATCTCATCAAGGGTGTGGCCGGTGACGATTTCTTCGACATCACCCCGGAGCAACGCCGCGCCAAATGCGAAGAGCTCGGCGTCCAGCTTTCCGAAAAAATGGAAGACTACGAGGTCATCCAGCAGGTGTTTGAGAAAAAGGTCGAGGAACACACCTTCGATCCCTGCTTCGTCACCCGCGTCGCCAGCGAGCTGATCCCGCTCGCGAAAGTCAGCCCCGGCGGCAGGACGGTCGAGGTATACGAACTCATCATCAACGGCCAGGAAATCTCCCCCGGCTACTCCGAGCTCAACGATCCAGATCTCCAGCGCGAGCGCCTCGAACACCAGTCCGGCGGCGAGGAGGAACAAAAGGTCGATTACGATTTCATCGAGACACTCGAGCACGGAATGCCCCCCGCAGGCGGCATCGGAATCGGCATCGACCGCCTCGTGATGATGCTCACCGGAGCCCCGACCATCCGCGACGTGGTGCTCTTCCCGCTGCTCAAGAAGAAGGATTGAGGCTACCGACCCACGATTTCCCCGGGACACCCCTCTTCGGCGACTCCAAACGATCGGAAAGCGGCTTGAATCCGCCGACTGTGCCTTCTGGCAAATGGGAGAGGACCTGCATCCCCTATTTCCAAGAACCGTCAAATAATTAAAGTTACGATTGGCACAATTATTGCTTTGTAAATCAGCGCTCCAACCATAAATTGGCCACGTACTCCGCGTGTCCATGGCTGAAGCCTCCCTCCATCACTCCCTCTCCCAGTCCCAGACGCTCGCGCCCCAGATGCGCAAGAGCCTCGAGATCCTGCAGGCGGGCACCATGGAACTCTCCCAGCTGCTGAGACAGGCGCTGGAGACGAACCCCACACTCGAGGATATCACCGAGATCAGCTCCCTCGACGAGGACGCGCCCGATCCTGACGAGGCCGATTCCCTCGACTACATGAACGAGACCGATGACGACTGGCGCGACCGCTCCATCCTCGAAGGCCGGAACAACCAGTGGACCCAGGAGGACGAGGAACGCCGCCAGCGCCTCTACGACAACATCGTCGCCCCGGAAACCCTCCAGCAACACCTCCAGCACCAGCTCGACCTCTCCCTCATCGACCCCGACATCCGCTCAGCCGCCCAGCTCATCCTCGGCAACCTCGACGACCGCGGCTTCCTCGAATTCCCGCTCATGGAAATCGCCGCCAACGGATCCATGCCCATCGGCAAGCTCCGCAAGGCGCTCAACCTCATCAAAACCTTCGAACCCGCCGGTGTCGGCGCTTCCGGCATCCCTGAGGCACTTCTCATCCAGTTGCAAAGATCAACCGGCACCGAAACCCTCGAATACCGCATCGTCCGCGATCACCTCGAGGATCTCGCCCGCAGGCGGCACCCGCAGATCGCCCGCGCCCTCGGGACCACCGTCGAGCGCATCGCCGAGGCTGCGGAAAAAATCGGACGCCTCTCGCCCAACCCCGGCGGCGAATTCGACCCCACCGGCAATCCCTACATCCTCCCCGATGTGGTCATCGAGAAAAACGAGGACGGCGAATGGTCCGCCCGCCTCACCGGCGAGCACCTCCCCAGCCTCCGCATCAACGATTTCTACAAGGACATGATAGGCAAGAGCGGCGTGGACCAGAAAGCCCGCGCCTTCCTCCGCGACCAGATCCGCGACGGCCGCAGCCTGATCCGCTCCATCTCCCTGCGCCAGGAAACCATCCTCGCCATCGCCCACCAGATCATCGACAAACAGAAAGCCTTCCTCGAAAAGGGCCCGCGCCATCTGCGCCCGCTGACGATGAACGACATAGCCGACGAGCTCAGCCTCCACGCCACCACGGTATCCCGCGCCGTCGCCGGAAAATACATCCTCACCCCGCAGGGTCTCATGGAGATGCGCGCCTTCTTCGCCACCGGCTACCAGACCGAGGGCGGCGCCGAGGTCTCCAACGCCGGCGTCCGCGAGGCGATCCAACAACTCATCGCCCAGGAAAACCCCGCCAAACCCATGTCCGACGACGCGATCACCAAAGCCCTCCAGGCACAGGGCATCAAGGTCGCCCGCCGCACCATCGCGAAATACCGCGAGCAGCTCAACATCCTCCCTTCGCATTTGCGGAAATCCTTCTGACCGCTACCCTACTTCCCACACACACCATGAAAAAAGCCGACAAGCAGTTCCTCTTCAACCTCCTCGAAACCCCATCCCCCACCGGCTTCGAAATGCCCGGCCAGAATGTCTGGGCCGCATTCCTCAAACCCATCGCCGCCTCCGTCCAGTGCGATGCCTACGGCTCCACCTGGGCCGTGCTCGAGGGCAAATCGAAGAAGACCGTGATGCTTGAGGCGCACGCCGATGAGATCGGCTACATCATCAAGCACATCGACGACAAGGGGTTCCTCCGCATCGACCGCGTCGGCGGCTCCGATGCCGCCACCGGCCGTGGCCGCCGGGTGCAGATCCTCGGCGACAAGGGCGTCGTCTCCGGCATCATCGGCAACACCGCCATCCACCTCCGCCGCGACGAGCTCGGATCGGAAAAGGCTCCCGCCGTGCACGACCTCTGGGTCGATGTCGGCGCATCCACCGCCAAGGAAGCCTCCGACATGGGCCTGCGCGTTGGCCACCCCATGGTCTATCAGGACGGCCCGGCGGAGCTGGCCCACAAACGCCTGATCGGGCGGGCCCTCGACAACCGCCTCGGCTCCTACATCATCGCGCAGGTGATGAAACGAATCGCCGAGTCCGGCAAGAAACCCGCCGTCACCCTCGTCTGCCTGAACGCGATCCAGGAGGAAATCGGCGGCAACGGCGCAATGATGGCCACCTACCGCCTCAAGCCGGACATGTGCATCTGCCTTGATGTCACCCACGCCACCGACACCCCGGGGATCGATGCCGCAAAATTCGGCCTCATCAAGCTCGGCAAGGGGCCATCCGTTTCGCACGGCACCTGCAACCACCCGCTCATCGCCAAACGCCTACTCAGCATCGCGGAAAAAGAAAATATCGAGATCCAGCACGAGTCCTCCAGTCGTTTCTCCGGCACCGACACCGACAAGATCTTCAACTCCCGCGAGGGCATCCCCTCCGGCCTCGTATCCATCCCGCTGAGGTGCATGCACTCGGTGGTGGAAACCGCCCATCTGGATGACATTGAGGCGACGATCAGGCTGCTGGAGGCCTTCGTGCTCTCCGTGAAGGGCACGGACAACTTCCACCAGAAGCTTGGATAATCCAACTACCCCATCGAGCGGAAAGTCAGGTTCACACGTGGTGTGCTGGCCTTCTTCGTCTTCGGAAGCTGGTGCTGCCAATGCCGCTGCGTCTCACCGCGCATATCGAGCAGGCTGCCGTTTCCCAGAATGACCGAGACGCTTTCCCGCGTCTGCCTGTGGCGGAAAGAAAATTTCCTCTCCGCGCCGAAGCTGAGCGAAGCGATGGAGCTGTCCGGCACAATGCATCTCTCGTCATCGCTGTGCCAGCCCATGCCCTCGGCGCCGTCGTGGTAGAGGTTGAGCAGGCATGAATTGTAGGCCGCACCCGTAAGCCCCTCCGCCGCAGTTTTCAGGCGGAGCAAAAGCTCCGTCCATTCATGCGCCTCCTTCACCGTCCCGGAGTAGGGATAGGGAATCCCATCATCCGCAAACCACGCGACCTTCCGCGCGGTGACAATCCGTTTCCCGAACATCATCAGCTCATCATGCTCCCATGGGATCTCCTTCAGCAGCGAAGCCAGCACCCCATCCGATTCGGATCCGCTGAAAACCGGGCCATGATAAAACGCCTCGCCATCGCGGGGCAGAAGGTTCGCATCCGGATCGGCGGCGAAAAGCTCCATCGCGTGCTACGCCTCGAGACCCTTGACCTCGGCTTGCTTGAACGCCTTTGCGGAAGCCTTGTTGTAGCGCTCCACGAAAATCGCGATCAGGCCGAAGAGGATGAACGCCACCATGACCGCATAGAACGCCCAGATGATCCCCGCCTTCCCGGTGAAGCCGTAGTTGTGCAGGCCCACGCCGAGGAAATTCACATGCCACCATGAGAAGGCGACGATGCAGGCGGTGAAGACGGAGGCGAGATGGATCCCCCATTCCTTCAGGATGCCGCCCATGCGGGCGTGGAGGATGGCGAGCGTCCAGAGGACGATCATCAGCGCACCGTTTTCCTTTGGATCCCAGCCCCAGAAGCGGCCCCACGAATAGTTCGCCCAGATGCCGCCCAGCACGGTGCCGACGAGCGAGAGGAACACCGTGAGGCAGAGGCAGCCGTAAACGGCTTTCGTGAAGGAGCGGCGGAGATCCTTGTCGTTGCCATCGAGGTTGAGCCCGCGCATAAGCACGTATCCGCAGGAGAGGAAGGCCGAAAGCAGCCCGGCCGAATAGCCGAGGGTGATGGTGATGACATGGGTCGCCAGCCAGAAATTCGAGTCGAGCACGGCCACCAGCGGATCGAGGTGGTCGGCTCCGTCGCCGAGCTCATAGCGGCGGGCGAGGATGATGAGCCCCAGGCCGAGTATGGGGGACAGGGCGAGCGCAAAACGTTTCCGCGACATCCACTCCACGAGCAGTGCGAAGATGACCCCTGTCGCCGCGATGAAGATCACGGTGTCGTAGAGATTTCCCACCGGCGGGCGCTCCATGATGAGGCAGCGTTTCACGATGGCGATGACACACAGCACGGCTCCGACTGAAGTGAAGCCGAGGGTCGCCCACGATAGGGCTTTCGCCGCCTTACCGGAGCCGGATGCGAACATCGCCAAGGCGCAAAGCGTTCCGATGAGGAAGAACACCATGGCGTTGAGGAAGTAATCGAACTTGAAATAAGAGACCTCCATGGCGATCCCTTTCATCTCCCCGCGCGAGTTCGCCCGCTTCACGGTGCTCTCCTCGATCTCGACGAAGTGCTTGCGGAACTCCTTTTCCGAAATGGGGACGGAACGCACCGCCGTCTCAAGCAGCCGGATATCGGCGATGGCGGTGGCGGGGTCTTTCGATTGCTCCGTCATCACCTCCATGATCGCGTTACCGGCGGTCAGCCAGGTATCGTCCGAGGCGTTTTTCGGAGGCAGGATGAACAGGCCGAATTTCGAGTAGTTCGCGCCTTCCAGCACCTGTTGCAGGAGATCCTGCATTCGCGCGTCGATCTCCCCGCCCTGCTGCTGGGTGCGGGCGATTTCCCGGCGCAACTGGGGCGCGGTTGTCATCACGGCGCTGAAGTCCGCCCGCTGGTCGGGCTGGCCTTCGCCGCCCGAACCCCGCAAAACCACACCCGACCTCGCGAAGGCGAAGTAGGACAACATGCTCTCATAGTTCCGGACGTTGTAGGCAAGGTCTATGGTCTGCTGCTGGACAGGGTCGCGCTTCTTCTTGTCGATCGGCTCATAGGACTGCGCCAGCTCGATGAGCTTGCCGAGACCGGGGGAAATCTCGGAGTAGCTGTAGCGGTCGCGGCGGCCTTTTGCCTCCACCCCGATGGCTTTGAGAACTTCCGAATTGTCCACCCGGAAAGTCGGAAGATCCACCGCCAGCTGCGGGCGGAACAGGGTGTCCATCATCCACTCGGTGGGCTTCAGCCTGAAGACCTCGCCGCCCTTGCCCTGCACCTTCATGGAGCGTGCGCCATGCAGCTGCAGCATGCGGAAGCCCGCGAAGGTCGAGAGCGGCTTGATCCGGCCGCCGTCCTGCACCGGCAGCGCCTCGACGGCCTCAACCGTGGCTTTTTCCCAAGGCTCGTAACCCTCCACTTTCTGCGCCTCGCCCTTGGGCATGTTGTCGATGAGCATGTTGACGAAGACCAAGCCCAGCGCACCCAGCGCCAGCACGGCCACGACCCAGCGTCCCCAGATTGATCCCTTATCCTTCATGTTTCCGTTTCCTTGAAGAGGCGCCCAGATGGCCGCCGAGTTTTGTTAGAAATGTCACCAGCATCCCGAAGGCGACGATGTATAGGCTGTATTCCGGCCACTTGTCGGCGGGATTCCTCACGATCTCGAAGACCGAATACATCGGCTCGCCCGGCTTCGCACCCGGCGGGCCGTAGCTGGCCTGGAAGAAGGTCAGACCTTCGTAGCGCATCGGCTCGTTCATGCTGATCGTCACCTCGGACTCCTGCCCGTTTTCCTCCCGGCGGATGTCGCTCACAAACTTCGCGGGCCGCGAGGTGCCGGGATGGAACTCCGCGGTGAAGGTGTCCAGCTTCACCTCAAAGGGCATGGGCCACAGCCGCTTGCGCATGTCGATGGTGAATACCCGGTCGCCTTCGCGGACGGTCAGCGGGTGGAAGGTCGCGCCCGCGAGGATGAAGGGATCGGATTTCGTGCCGTCCTTGGAAATCATCCGTGCGTAGCAGCCGGCCATGTTCCGCTCCGTCTCCACCTCGCCGGGAACCGCCTCAAGGTAGTAACCATCGACAAGCAACTCGTTGTTGCGGCGCGGGCGCTCAAGCTGGTTGGAAGGCACCGCGTTGACCAGATAGCCGGAGATTTCCAGCGAGAAAGGGATATCCCTGAGATCGAAGATCCGGGATTTGCCGGCCTTGAGGTCGGTCAGGTATTTCCCGCGGATGACATGGAATTTGTCCCTCTCCCCGTCGACGACTTCCGCGACCTCCACGACATACTCATGATAGTCCTCCGCCACATCGCTGGCCTCGCCCTCGCCGACCGCCATGTTCCCGCGCTCGGAAAAATGGTGTGCGACCCCGCCGCCAAGCAGCATGAAGACAATGCCGAAATGGGAGATGAGGTTGCCGATCTGTTTCGGCCCCTTGCGGATGCGGATGATGCCGCCGAGGATCATGTTGAGCAGGAGGACGGCGCAGACGTAGTAGCCGCCGGGAAGGAAGAACGGCAGCTTCTTGCCGTTGATTTCCGGAACCATGTCCGGGATGAGATACCAGGATTTCCAGCTGAAATATTTGTTCAGTGTCGGGTAAAGGCCGTTGTCGATCTGCTCCAGCGTGGCAAGCCAGGTGAGAAGCAAGAGCAGCAGCAGGGTGACCGTCGCGAGATGGAATCCCGAGAGGAAATCATAGATCTTGCGG comes from Akkermansiaceae bacterium and encodes:
- a CDS encoding alpha-ketoglutarate-dependent dioxygenase AlkB; the encoded protein is MELFAADPDANLLPRDGEAFYHGPVFSGSESDGVLASLLKEIPWEHDELMMFGKRIVTARKVAWFADDGIPYPYSGTVKEAHEWTELLLRLKTAAEGLTGAAYNSCLLNLYHDGAEGMGWHSDDERCIVPDSSIASLSFGAERKFSFRHRQTRESVSVILGNGSLLDMRGETQRHWQHQLPKTKKASTPRVNLTFRSMG
- a CDS encoding M42 family metallopeptidase translates to MKKADKQFLFNLLETPSPTGFEMPGQNVWAAFLKPIAASVQCDAYGSTWAVLEGKSKKTVMLEAHADEIGYIIKHIDDKGFLRIDRVGGSDAATGRGRRVQILGDKGVVSGIIGNTAIHLRRDELGSEKAPAVHDLWVDVGASTAKEASDMGLRVGHPMVYQDGPAELAHKRLIGRALDNRLGSYIIAQVMKRIAESGKKPAVTLVCLNAIQEEIGGNGAMMATYRLKPDMCICLDVTHATDTPGIDAAKFGLIKLGKGPSVSHGTCNHPLIAKRLLSIAEKENIEIQHESSSRFSGTDTDKIFNSREGIPSGLVSIPLRCMHSVVETAHLDDIEATIRLLEAFVLSVKGTDNFHQKLG
- the rpoN gene encoding RNA polymerase factor sigma-54, encoding MAEASLHHSLSQSQTLAPQMRKSLEILQAGTMELSQLLRQALETNPTLEDITEISSLDEDAPDPDEADSLDYMNETDDDWRDRSILEGRNNQWTQEDEERRQRLYDNIVAPETLQQHLQHQLDLSLIDPDIRSAAQLILGNLDDRGFLEFPLMEIAANGSMPIGKLRKALNLIKTFEPAGVGASGIPEALLIQLQRSTGTETLEYRIVRDHLEDLARRRHPQIARALGTTVERIAEAAEKIGRLSPNPGGEFDPTGNPYILPDVVIEKNEDGEWSARLTGEHLPSLRINDFYKDMIGKSGVDQKARAFLRDQIRDGRSLIRSISLRQETILAIAHQIIDKQKAFLEKGPRHLRPLTMNDIADELSLHATTVSRAVAGKYILTPQGLMEMRAFFATGYQTEGGAEVSNAGVREAIQQLIAQENPAKPMSDDAITKALQAQGIKVARRTIAKYREQLNILPSHLRKSF
- the ccsA gene encoding cytochrome c biogenesis protein CcsA, whose protein sequence is MKDKGSIWGRWVVAVLALGALGLVFVNMLIDNMPKGEAQKVEGYEPWEKATVEAVEALPVQDGGRIKPLSTFAGFRMLQLHGARSMKVQGKGGEVFRLKPTEWMMDTLFRPQLAVDLPTFRVDNSEVLKAIGVEAKGRRDRYSYSEISPGLGKLIELAQSYEPIDKKKRDPVQQQTIDLAYNVRNYESMLSYFAFARSGVVLRGSGGEGQPDQRADFSAVMTTAPQLRREIARTQQQGGEIDARMQDLLQQVLEGANYSKFGLFILPPKNASDDTWLTAGNAIMEVMTEQSKDPATAIADIRLLETAVRSVPISEKEFRKHFVEIEESTVKRANSRGEMKGIAMEVSYFKFDYFLNAMVFFLIGTLCALAMFASGSGKAAKALSWATLGFTSVGAVLCVIAIVKRCLIMERPPVGNLYDTVIFIAATGVIFALLVEWMSRKRFALALSPILGLGLIILARRYELGDGADHLDPLVAVLDSNFWLATHVITITLGYSAGLLSAFLSCGYVLMRGLNLDGNDKDLRRSFTKAVYGCLCLTVFLSLVGTVLGGIWANYSWGRFWGWDPKENGALMIVLWTLAILHARMGGILKEWGIHLASVFTACIVAFSWWHVNFLGVGLHNYGFTGKAGIIWAFYAVMVAFILFGLIAIFVERYNKASAKAFKQAEVKGLEA
- a CDS encoding cytochrome c biogenesis protein ResB; its protein translation is METKNDRTKPEGGKSSFRKIYDFLSGFHLATVTLLLLLLLTWLATLEQIDNGLYPTLNKYFSWKSWYLIPDMVPEINGKKLPFFLPGGYYVCAVLLLNMILGGIIRIRKGPKQIGNLISHFGIVFMLLGGGVAHHFSERGNMAVGEGEASDVAEDYHEYVVEVAEVVDGERDKFHVIRGKYLTDLKAGKSRIFDLRDIPFSLEISGYLVNAVPSNQLERPRRNNELLVDGYYLEAVPGEVETERNMAGCYARMISKDGTKSDPFILAGATFHPLTVREGDRVFTIDMRKRLWPMPFEVKLDTFTAEFHPGTSRPAKFVSDIRREENGQESEVTISMNEPMRYEGLTFFQASYGPPGAKPGEPMYSVFEIVRNPADKWPEYSLYIVAFGMLVTFLTKLGGHLGASSRKRKHEG
- the lysS gene encoding lysine--tRNA ligase, translated to MSEATSQPQSTEAELIKVRRDKLAKLRDLGVDPYGARFETTVSPADLFAGFSDEMQVTTAGRITELRDMGKSCFFRIGDAHGAIQGYISVKNLDETQAAIWKCLDRGDWIGVSGETFTTRTGEPTIKVDSFTVLSKSLRPMPDKFHGLSDRETKYRKRHLDLIGNPESATLFITRSKMIAEMRNFLHQRGFLEVETPMLQSVAGGAAARPFETHHNALGMPLTLRIAPELFLKRLLVGGFTKVFELNRNFRNEGISRRHNPEFTMLEAYWAFSDFEEMANMVEEMTCHLAEKFCGGLKIEHKNEEGEITRTIDLSRPWKRANYHDLIKGVAGDDFFDITPEQRRAKCEELGVQLSEKMEDYEVIQQVFEKKVEEHTFDPCFVTRVASELIPLAKVSPGGRTVEVYELIINGQEISPGYSELNDPDLQRERLEHQSGGEEEQKVDYDFIETLEHGMPPAGGIGIGIDRLVMMLTGAPTIRDVVLFPLLKKKD